In Coriobacteriia bacterium, the sequence TGTGCATCGAGACGATGTCCACCCATTCCTCCAGTCGCAGCAAACTGACCCTCCTCGCACGGCGCCGCCATACGAGGAGCCTACAAGGGTGGTCAGTTTTCGACCGTCACAGGGTGTTCAGTATTGAGCCGTCAGCGACACGTACTGTCGCGTTGGCTATCGGACTGCTTGCGGCCGCCTACCCCGACAAGCTCTACTTCCTCTCGAGGGGTGCGGCCGACAGCATGGCCGTACCGCTGGTGCTTGGTGGACTTGGACTTGGACATAGTACCGCCGCGGCGGGGAGTCGATTGGCTGGGTCCATTGCGGTTACGTCTTTCTTGACGCGGGCAAGCCGAGACTCGTGCGCAGCAAGGGCACATGCGCGATAGAGCCCGCGATGGAGGCCGCGCACAAGAAGCCTCCGACCGTCAGAAGCAGCCAGTTAAGGTACCAAGTGAATACATCTGATGGGAGTGCTTGCGACAGTGCCTCCAGAACGGGCATGTGCGAAAGATAGACTCCGAGCGGCGCCAAGCAGGACTGCTTCGGGCAGGTGCATTGCGGCGTGTTGAGCGACGACGAGCACCACGGCCGTCAACCTAAGGAGATCAAGACTATCGAGGCGTCGCTTCATTGCGATCGCGATTCCTAGTTGGGGTTAACGAGCGGGCTGCTAGCCGACTATGGCCGTGATCTTGCATCCATCGATGCAGTTCGAGTTCATACAGCATCCGCGACTGCTTTCTGAGCGCATCGAGTACGACTCCTGTTGACAACGAGAGCAGACTACTTGTTCCCAGAGCAACAGCCACAATCAACGAGGGGTACCTGCGAACGTAGCCGGTCATCAGGTACTCATCGAGAGGTGGGATGAAGAGCACGATTGCTCCCACGAGCAGGACAGTGGCGATGATGCTTGAGAAGAGCAGCGGACGATAGTCCTTGAAGAGTGCAAAGACGGTCTTCAGCACCCGCAGGCCGTCTGGAATGGTCCTGAGCTTAGAGACACTTCCTTGGCAGCGATCTCGATACTCCATCGGCATTTGGGCAATGAGGAAATCCTTGTCAAGAGCGTGAATAGTCATTTCGGTTTCAATCTCGAATCCGCGGCTCATGACTGGGAACGTTTGAACGAATAACCTCGAAAAGGCGCGCGCGCCGGTCATGACATCGCCGATCTTTGCCTCGAATATCGTGTTGATGAGCCACCGGACCAGCATGTTTCCAGCTCCGTGTAGCGCTCGGCGGTTCTCCTCAAAGTAGGAGGAGCTGAGCCGATCGCCAACCACCATGTCTGCCTCACCATGAGACACCGGTCCCAGTAACGCAACCACACTCTCAGCGGAGTAGGTATCGTCACCATCGACGAGCAGATACATGTCTGCATCGATGCCTCTGAACATCGAGCGAATCACGTGACCCTTGCCCTGCCTACGCTCGCTGACTACAACTGCGCCCGCTCGAACAGCCAGCTCGGCGCTGCGATCTGTTGAGTTGTTGTCGTAGACGTAGACGACGCAATCCGGCAGCAGGCGCCGAAAGTCGGATACGACCTTCTCGATGGTTGCTTCCTCGTTATGGCATGGAACCAGAACTGCAGTGTTCATCTCACACCTCTGTAATCGAGTGTTTCGGGCGCTGATGCAGCTGCACTTCCACTAAGCGGTGAAGATAGTCGCTGCGAGCACCTGGATGTGAGTCGATTCAATGCGCAGGCGATCGCCACGTACAGGAACGGCATGAAGGGGTACACGTACCTGTGTAGGCCCAGGTAGTAGCTCGTCCCCACGGTGACGAGCAGTACACACAAGCCCATGAACACGAACTCGTACCTTGCATCGGATCTAATGGATAGCGCGAGTAGAGCGGCGAGTCCGAGCGCAGACATGACGGCATGAACCCGCAGAACCCAGTAGGAAGACGCGCCGAGCACAGTGTCCCAATAATGGGGCAGGAGCCAGGCCGCCGCTGGCTTCCCCAAGGCATAGGTGAAGACTAGGTCGAGCGGGTCAGTCCTCCATCGCTGCACGAGTCGCTGATGGGCGGCCCTCGCAAACAGGTGGCTCTTCTCTAGCTCGTTCCCCGTGAAGTTGCTAGTCAGTTCATCCATCTGCACAAATGCACCGCCGTGCTCTGGATACGGGTCAAACCTCTGATACGTGCCTTCCAGTAGCGGCGCCCCTTCGAACGAGGTGAACGGAACGAATGCGTCGAAGAGGCAGTAATTGCGAATCCACCAAGGCATCAACACCGCCACGATAACCATGATCGCTGCTGCGGTCTGCCGCCACAGAAGCTTGCGGGGGAATCTCCGCAAGAGCAGATAGATGAGCGCTGGCGGCAGCATCATCAGAGCCGCCTGGCGCAGGTAGATCGCGAGTATGAACACACCTAGCGACAGAGAGAAGTACTTCCACCCCGGTTCATCTCCAAGCCGGATGACGAGAAGGGCAAACGTAGTCACCGCCAAGGAGAAAGGATTCTCACTTAGCGTCAGCAATCCAGTGTAGATGTTCGGCATTGAGAAGGTGAGAAAGGCGGAGGCCACTAGCCCGACCCATAACCCGCCAACTCGACTTCCAAGCAAATAGACCATGTAGATGGTTGCCAACGACAGTAGAAGTAGTGTCGCTTTGACCAGCAAGTGCTCTGTGAACGGGCTCTCTGCTGCGGATAGGAGCAAGGCGAGGAATGCCGAATAGCCAGGCATCTGGTATGCCGACGATTCGGCGCCTGCAAAGGTGAACCTTCCGGACGCCGCAAGTTCACGTGCAGAATCCATGAATCGGACCGCATCGATGTACTGCCCGTCGTACGTGATTCCCACGTCGTAGACCGCTGCGATCCGTAGCACAGAAGCCAAGGCAAGCAGCAGGTAGATGCCCCTGTCAGGGTTTAGTAACCCCTTCATCCGAGAAACGCCTCGCTTTGCTACGACTTCATGGAGGTTCATAGTCCCTCTCAGTTCCAGAGACTGAAGCGCCCCGGGTTCCACGTCGGCTCGATTATGTGGAAGCCACGGTCTCCCGGGCGACTTCCTGATTGTAGCGGTCTAGAGCTTGTTGCGGCGTCAGCCGCCTGACCCTTCCGTCCTGACAGACCTTCAGCGAGCGGTGCTTGCGGCGGGCGTTGTACCAGCCGATGTAGGTCACGAGCGCGAGTTCCAGGTCGAGTCTCGTCCTCCACGTGTAGCGTTTGGTCAGCTCCCTCTTCAGTGTCGACATGATGCTTTCCGCCATCGCGTTGTCCAAAGCGGTGCCCGTGCGACCCCTGCTCGGGACGATGCCGACCCTCTTCAGACGCTCGGTGTACTCGTAGGATGTGTATTGGCTCCCGTTGTCCGTATGCACGATCAAGCCACCCTCGTGATGCAGCCGTGATGCTTCCGCCATGTCGAATGCGTCGGTGAATAGTGATTGCCGCATGTGGCTCGCGAGCTGCCAGCCCACGATGCGTCTCGTGTGCACGTCGACCACGACGGCCAGGTAGCTCCAACCCTCCCAGGTCCTGATGTAGGTGACGGGCCACGGGGATGCCCTCATCGTTGAGTTCATCCCAGATCTTGAGCTGGCCGTAGATGCCGGCGGAGCCAGCGTGCACGCGCTTGATCTGGGCAAGCAGATACTCGTCTCGCACGGTCCTGGCCGACGGTGGTCGGACACGTCGGGCGCGATACGCGCTCGCGGAAACCTCTATCTCCCGGCAGATCGGCTCGACCCCGAAGTGAACGCGATTCTTGTCGATGAATGCGCTCACCGCGGACGGGGTTGGTCGAGCTCCTTGGCGAAAAACACGCTCGCCGCCTTCAGGATCTCGTTGGAGCGCTTCAGGTCGCGGATCTCTTTGCGAAGCGCGGTGAGTTCCTCGCGCTCGGCTGTCGTCAGCCGATCGGTGCGCGTGCCGTCATTGGCCTCGTCCTGGCGCACCCACAGCCGCAAGGTGTCGGGGTGGATGCCCAGATTTCGTGCGACCTGAGTGATCGGCCGCTCGGATTCACGTGCGACTCGGACGGAGCGCTCTCGAAACCCGGGGGAGCACTTCGAACGTCTTGCCATGGGTCTGACTCCTTTCTCCAGGACCAAGTACTCCTGGAAACGGAGCCTCCGTCAAACAAGGGGCGCTTCAAAGCGGCAGTTCGGCTACAGAGGAAGGCGGGCCGAAGTGGGTCGCGGGGCCGCGAAGTGGGGATTCCCATGACAACAACAGGGCTGTCACAGATTCCACCCCGGCGTACTAGGCTGGGATGCCTCCGAAGTCAGCTTCTTTGGACGTCTACCGCCCTAGCGAGTCGGCTTCTAGTGCGCGATACTGTGCGATGGCTCAGCAGGTGACTGTAGGCCTCCTCAGGCGTACTGCCCATCAGAAGAACCGCTTCGCTACGATCAGGATGCCCTGTTTCCACGGCACTCGGTGCGAGACGCCGCTCTCGCCCGCGAAGTCATCGAGGTGCTCGACGTACCACACGTAGTTGCGTACCAGTGCGTCTTGGTTGGAGTACTTGGGCTGCCACCCAAGAACACGCTTCGCCTTGTCGATCGACACGAACGAGTCCTTCGAAGCAGTCTCATAGACCCACTTGTAGAGCGGGGAGAGCTTGAGTGCTTCGAGCACTCGGAGGGTCCAGATCATGGGTGCGGCCGGGAACCCCTTGATCTTCTTGCCGTGGCCCGCCCGGTCGAGCACAGCCTGGTAGTCCGCGCGCATCGTCGCGAACTCCTCGGCACCTATGTTGAACGTGTCGTTGACGACATCTCGCTGAAGCGTGCAGCACAGATAGACCGCGTCACACAGGTCCGCGACGTCGAGCAGCTGGTAGCGGTTGGTGCCGTCGCCGATCATGGGGAAGCCGTGACCCGTGTACGCCCAGTCGTAGAACAGCGCGAACACGCCCAGGCGCTCGGGGCCGATGAATGACTTGGGTCTGACTATAGGGACGCACATGCCGCGCTCTCGGTAGCGTAGGCAGACCTCCTCGGCAGCGATCTTGGCTTCACCGTAGGGGCCAACACCAATGAGGGGGTCGTCTTCGAGTAGCGGGTGATGGTCGGGTATGCCGTACACGGCGGTGGACGAGATCATCACGAAGCGGTCCACGCCCTGGAATTCTGCCGCTTCGAGAAGGATGCATGTGCCATCGACGTCTGTCGAGCGGATGTCCTCGGGGGAGTAGAGGGGCAGCGCAGCAGCGGTGTGCACGACGATGTCGACGTCGGCCATAGCGGCGCGAACCGTCTGCTCATCTCGGATATCGCCCACGATGGCTTCGACCTGGTCGACGCAGTCTGCGTAGTCGAACTCGATCAGGTCGAGGGAGCGGACCTGATGACCGTGGCCGAGCAAGGAGCGAATGAGGTTGATGCCAAGGAATCCGGAGCCACCGGTAACGAGGTAGCGCATGCGCTAGGCCTTTCTAGACGAAATAGAGGGTCGCGCCCACTGCGGCCAGCCACAGCAGGATGTTGATGATGAGGGGCCTGTCGGTGAGCAGGATCTCCTCTGGAGACCCTCCCAGATTGCGCTTGTGCACGAGGTACAGGTAGCGGAACAGGCCGTAGACCACGAATGGGATGCTGAGCATCAGGTAGCCGTGCCGCTGGCCGGTGCTCGAGAAGAAGGTGTAGAGCGCGTACGTCACTATGGTCGAGGCGGTGATGGCCGACAGCATTGAGTCGATCAGCGGTGCCGAGTAGTGCTCGAGGCAGGGCCGGTGGTCGCAGGCGACGTCTTCCGCCAGCGTGAGCTCGTGTCGGCGCTTGGCAAGACCCAGGAACAGCGCGAGTAGAGCAGCGCAGATGTAGAGCCAGGGAGACCCGCTCAGCCCTGTCACGACGGTTCCCGCGAAGGCCCGCAACACGAATCCGGCGGAGATCGCCATGACATCGAGGATCACTTCGTGCTTGAGCCAGAAGGTATACGCCGCCTGAAGCGTTAGGTAACCGGCGGAGACCAGTCCAAACTGCACTCCAAGTGCGAAGGCGCCTGCGAGAGACGTGACCACCAGCGCCGCCGTGGCGGTGACGGCGGTTCGAGGGTTGAGCTGTCCTGCCGCCAGTGGACGGAGACGCTTCGTTTTGTGGGTCCGGTCGCGCTCGAGATCCACCAGGTCGTTCGCGATGTAGACGGCACTCGACAGCGCGCAGAAGACCACGAAAGCCGCAACTGTGCGCAGGTTGTTCGAAGCGACACCAACTTGGCCCGCAAATATGAGCGGGGCGAAGACGATGAGGTTCTTGGTCCACTGGCGTGGACGCATTGTGACAAGCAAGGCGCGCACGGCAGACACTCGACGGTCTCCTTGCTGTTTGGTGCGGCAGAACGCGCATCATCATACCTGTGGGCGTGTTGAGTGTCAGCAGGAACCGGCCGTATGCGATTGCCGGGTCGAGGGTCGAGCTGGGTCAGCCTGTTCTCGTTTGCCCTCTCACGACGTATGCTTCCATGCAGTCGTTCAAGAAGGCGAAAGGGGGCTTGCGTGGGTGTCGTCCGGAGACTGCTCAGGCGTATGCGTGCCCTTCTCAGACGGGAGCCCTATCTGCCAAGCCATCTCGCTGTTGGTGCTAACGCCTACATATCTCGCTACGCCTACATCGACTGGAACCATGCGGCCCACATTGTCATCGAAGACCACGCGGTGCTGGCTCCCCGCTGTGCGATTCTTGCGCATGACTCGTCCAGCGCGATGTCGACTGGCCTGACGTGGGTGGCCCCAGTTCTGCTCAAGAGTTACTGCTACATCGGCTACGGGGCCATCGTTCTGCCCGGAGTCACCGTGGGAGCGCGCGCAGTCGTCGGTGCGGGTTCCGTTGTCACGAGCGATGTTCCGGATGGGGCCGTCGTCGCCGGAGCGCCCGCTCGCATCGTTGGCGAGGTGAACCGGCTGGACGCAGATCGTCTCGCTCTCGCGAAGCAGCAGGGCGGCGTGTTTCCGGCGGATCGTTTCATGAGGGCCGAGCATGATCCCGTACGTCTCGTGATGCTGCGCGAGGCGGTCGAAACGGGTGGCGGTTACTTCACGGGCGGCATCCGCGGGTCGGGCGAGGACCGCAGGTATCCGGTCGAGCTTGTGGAGACGATATGAGCGTGTCTCGCGTGCGCACGTGCTAAAATCCCTCGACTATTCGAGGCGTAAGGAGCACCCGTGAAGTTCACCGGCACCGCCCACAAGTACGGGCGTGACGTCGACACCGACGTCATCATCCCGGCCCGCTATCTCAACACGAGCGATCCGACCGAGCTGGCGAAGCACTGCATGGAAGACCTCGATGCCGGATTCGTGGGCAAGGTCGAGTCGGGGGACATCCTTGTCGCCGCCGAGAACTTCGGCTGCGGCTCCTCTCGCGAGCACGCGCCCATCTCCATCAAGGCTGCGGGCGTCTCGGTGATCATCGCCAAGAGCTTCGCGCGCATCTTCTACCGCAATGCCATCAACACGGGCCTTCCCATCATGGAAGCCCCCGAGGCGGTCGATGGAATCAGCGATGGTGACAGGGTGTCGGTCGACGCTGATGCCGGCGTGATTGTGAACGAAACCACGGGGCAGACCTTTGCCGCTCGGCCTTTTCCTCCGTTCGTGAAGGACATCATCGAGCAGGGCGGCCTGATCGAGTCGGTCAAGCACAAGCTCGGCTCGTAGGTTTCGTGGGCTAAGGTTGGCCTACAAACTGCACTTGCCCGTTTCGGTAAGCGGTGACGACGGGTGGCCGCGTGCCATCGGTCTGTTCTGAGTCGGACGTTCTCCGACGATTGGAGTGCACTTGGTCTCGAAGTCCAAGGGCGACAAGCGCCGCAATAGCCATGGTGGGGAACCGAATCGCCAAGGCACGGCTGTCCCCGGCGGGGGCGGCGTTGCCGCGTCACTCTCGCTGAGCGGCATGAGCGCCCCTCAGCGCATCGCCTGGCTCGCCTTGCTCGCGCTGGTCTTCGTGGTGCCTTTGGCCATGGGCCGTCTTGCGCTTCCCGGCGCTCAGACGCCGATCACCTTCGATCAGTTCGACCTGATCAAGACCTTCGTCATCCGAGTCTGTGTGTCGATAGGACTCGCGGCATGGGCGTGGCACATCCTGATCGAGGGCGGCCGACTGCGCCGATCCAAGGTCGACTACCTCATCGTCGCGCTGCTGGGCTGGGTTGCACTCACCACGATCACCTCAATCCATCCGCAGACCGCGCTCTTTGGCACCTATCGTAGGTACGAAGGGTTTCTCACGTACCTCACGTACGCAGGCACGTTCTTCTTGGCGATTCAGCTGCTCGACCGCGGATCGCGCATCCGCACGCTGGCCAAGACGTTCTTCTGGTCCGCCGCGGTCGTCAACGCGTACGCCGTGCTCCAGTACCTTGGTCTCGACCCGGTGGAGTGGGGCCCTCTGTCGTTCGAGGAGAACCGCGCATTCTCGTTCTTCGGCAACCCTGAGCTGCTGGCAGGCTACGTGGTGATGTCGCTGACCATCGCGCTATCGCTGGCCTTGGCCGAGGAGCGGACCTCATGGCGCGCGGTGTACTGGTCGGGCTTCGTGGTGGCTTTGGTGTCGTGGATAGCCACGTTCACGCGCGGCGCATGGATAGCTGGGGCCGTTGCGCTTCTCGTGATGCTCGTCGTCGTCATCATGACTGGCGTGAAGCTCAGAGGCGTCGACAAGGCATTTCTCGGAGCCGGTGGCGCGGCAGGCGCTGCACTGGTTGCCCTGAGTCTGAGTGCGACGAACGAGGTCATGAACGTGTGGCTGCGACTGAGTTCCATCCTCGACTTCAGCACCGGCAGCGCAGGCAACCGCTTCAGGATCTGGCAGTCAGCACTCGACGCGGTGGCCGATCGGCCGATACTCGGCTTCGGAGCCGACACGTTCAAGCTCGTCTTCCCGAAGTACCGACCTATCGACTATCTAGGGGACGGCTACCTCACCGTCGCCGACAACGTCCACAACTACCCTCTCCAGCTCGCAGTGGCGCTGGGAATCCCGGGCCTGTTGCTGGTGATTGCGGTGTTCGGCTACGCGGCGTACTCATCGGCACCCACCGTGTTTCTCCGCTCCGAGTCGGCCTCGGCAGACCGGCTGGTTCTGGCGGGGTTCTGGGCCGCGTGTGTGGGCTACCTGGCCCACCTGTTCTTCGCGCTGTCTATCACCAGCACTACGGTGCTGCTGTGGGTCGCTACGGCCGCGGTACTCGCGCCCTCCGCTCGCAGCATCCAGGTGGGGGAGCTGAGGTGGGGTCGTGCGGGAGCGGTGTCTGCCGCTGTGCTCGCAGCCGCTGTGGTCGTTGCCAGCTTCGTGCCCCTTCACGCGGACAACCTCTACGTGAAGTCGAAGCTGGCCCAAGGACAGGATCGCGTCGCGCTCGCCGAGAAGGCCGCCCGCGCACTGCCGTATGAAAGCGCCTACCGGTCCGAGATCTCCATTGCTCGCATGGACGTGTTCGTCGAGGCCCTTCTGCAAGTGGATGCCGTGAGAGGCACCGCTAGCGAGCAGGCGGCCCGGTCGGCCCTGCAAGGTGTGTTCGTCGACACGGAACGCGCGATGCTCGATGCCATGGAGCGCTCCCCCTGGGAGTTCGAGAACTACATCTTCTTGGCAAACCTCTACGCCGCAGCGGGCGACTACATCGACCCGACGTACTATGACCGCTCGATTGAAGTGGCTCGCACAGGGATCGAGGATAGAGGGTTCACCTACGATGCGAGGCTTCGCTTCCAGCTTGCCCGCGGCTTGCACGCACGGGGGCAGTCGCAGGAGGCCTTCGAGCACATCAAGCTTGCCGCCCAGCTCGCACCTGACTATCCCGAGGCACAGCTGCTCTTCGCCGAGATAGCGCGTGAACTAGGGGAACCGGCTGGCACTGGCTCAGTGCCGGACGAGACTAGGTGAAAACGGTCAGAGAAGGTTAGAGTGTCTCGCAAACCATCGTCGTGCTTCGGGAGGACATCGTGACCACCAGCTATCGCATCTGTCTGCTGCCCGGAGACGGCATAGGCCCTGAGATCACCGCCGAGGTGGTGAAGGTGCTCGACGCCATCGGCGCCAAGCATGACGTCGCGTTCACCTACGATGAGGCGCTGCTGGGTGGCGCGGCGATCGACGCCACCGGCTCCGCACTTCCCGAGGAGACGCTGGCTGTGGCCCACGCAGCCGACGCCGTGCTCCTCGCCGCGATCGGCGGCCCCAAGTGGGACACCACCGATCCGGCCAAACCCCGTCCTGAGCAGGGTCTTCTCGGCATACGCAAGGCTCTGGGTCTGTACGCGAACCTGCGGCCGGTCAAGATCTTCGACGCGCTGCGCGAGGCCTCATCGCTTAAGCCTGAGTTCCTCGAGGGTGTCGACATGCTCATCGTGCGCGAGCTGACGGGCGGCCTGTACTTCGGTGACCGCGCTCGCGAGACCGGCGTCGACGGCGCGGCGACGGGCGGGGGAGCCGGCATGCGCGCCTACGACACGATGATGTACTCCGAGTACGAGATCGAGCGCATAGCGCGCATCGCATTCGACGCAGCCCGCACGCGTGGCAACAAGGTCCACAGCGTCGACAAGGCCAACGTGCTCGAGTCGAGCCGCCTGTGGCGCGAGGTCGTGCACCGGCTGCACGCTGCAGAGTACTCCGATGTCGAACTCGTAGATCAGCTCGTGGACAACTCGGCGATGCAGCTCATTCGCACACCTAACCAGTTCGATGTCATGGTCACGGAGAACATGTTCGGCGACATCCTCTCAGACGAGGCATCCATGCTCACCGGGTCCCTCGGCATGCTCGCGAGCGCCTCCCTCGGCGACGGTACGGCGCTCTACGAGCCCAGCCATGGCTCGGCGCCGGATATAGCCGGTCAGGGCGTCGCGAACCCGCTTGCGATGCTGCTGTCCGTCGAGCTGATGCTGCGGTACAGCTTCGACATGCACGCGGCGGCCGACGAGCTCGCGGCAGCGATCGAGAAGGTGCTTGCGGATGGATGGCGCACCCGGGACATCGCCAGCGCCGATACCTCTGCAGACAGCATTGTCGGCACAGCTGCTATGGGCGACTTGGTGTTGCGCGCGCTTTCGGCCGCGTAGGCTCTCGATTCGGCACCCGGTCCAGCCCAAGCGTTGTTGCCGCTACGCCCTGTCCCGAGCCATGAAGCCCGGCTCCAACCGCTCGAGCACCTCATCGACGCCTTCGAGTCGACCCTGCTGGGCGTGGGCGATCAGGTCGCGGATGTCTTCGTCGAAGTGCGGC encodes:
- a CDS encoding O-antigen ligase family protein; its protein translation is MVSKSKGDKRRNSHGGEPNRQGTAVPGGGGVAASLSLSGMSAPQRIAWLALLALVFVVPLAMGRLALPGAQTPITFDQFDLIKTFVIRVCVSIGLAAWAWHILIEGGRLRRSKVDYLIVALLGWVALTTITSIHPQTALFGTYRRYEGFLTYLTYAGTFFLAIQLLDRGSRIRTLAKTFFWSAAVVNAYAVLQYLGLDPVEWGPLSFEENRAFSFFGNPELLAGYVVMSLTIALSLALAEERTSWRAVYWSGFVVALVSWIATFTRGAWIAGAVALLVMLVVVIMTGVKLRGVDKAFLGAGGAAGAALVALSLSATNEVMNVWLRLSSILDFSTGSAGNRFRIWQSALDAVADRPILGFGADTFKLVFPKYRPIDYLGDGYLTVADNVHNYPLQLAVALGIPGLLLVIAVFGYAAYSSAPTVFLRSESASADRLVLAGFWAACVGYLAHLFFALSITSTTVLLWVATAAVLAPSARSIQVGELRWGRAGAVSAAVLAAAVVVASFVPLHADNLYVKSKLAQGQDRVALAEKAARALPYESAYRSEISIARMDVFVEALLQVDAVRGTASEQAARSALQGVFVDTERAMLDAMERSPWEFENYIFLANLYAAAGDYIDPTYYDRSIEVARTGIEDRGFTYDARLRFQLARGLHARGQSQEAFEHIKLAAQLAPDYPEAQLLFAEIARELGEPAGTGSVPDETR
- the leuB gene encoding 3-isopropylmalate dehydrogenase, which gives rise to MTTSYRICLLPGDGIGPEITAEVVKVLDAIGAKHDVAFTYDEALLGGAAIDATGSALPEETLAVAHAADAVLLAAIGGPKWDTTDPAKPRPEQGLLGIRKALGLYANLRPVKIFDALREASSLKPEFLEGVDMLIVRELTGGLYFGDRARETGVDGAATGGGAGMRAYDTMMYSEYEIERIARIAFDAARTRGNKVHSVDKANVLESSRLWREVVHRLHAAEYSDVELVDQLVDNSAMQLIRTPNQFDVMVTENMFGDILSDEASMLTGSLGMLASASLGDGTALYEPSHGSAPDIAGQGVANPLAMLLSVELMLRYSFDMHAAADELAAAIEKVLADGWRTRDIASADTSADSIVGTAAMGDLVLRALSAA
- the leuD gene encoding 3-isopropylmalate dehydratase small subunit, which produces MKFTGTAHKYGRDVDTDVIIPARYLNTSDPTELAKHCMEDLDAGFVGKVESGDILVAAENFGCGSSREHAPISIKAAGVSVIIAKSFARIFYRNAINTGLPIMEAPEAVDGISDGDRVSVDADAGVIVNETTGQTFAARPFPPFVKDIIEQGGLIESVKHKLGS
- a CDS encoding NAD-dependent epimerase/dehydratase family protein, producing MRYLVTGGSGFLGINLIRSLLGHGHQVRSLDLIEFDYADCVDQVEAIVGDIRDEQTVRAAMADVDIVVHTAAALPLYSPEDIRSTDVDGTCILLEAAEFQGVDRFVMISSTAVYGIPDHHPLLEDDPLIGVGPYGEAKIAAEEVCLRYRERGMCVPIVRPKSFIGPERLGVFALFYDWAYTGHGFPMIGDGTNRYQLLDVADLCDAVYLCCTLQRDVVNDTFNIGAEEFATMRADYQAVLDRAGHGKKIKGFPAAPMIWTLRVLEALKLSPLYKWVYETASKDSFVSIDKAKRVLGWQPKYSNQDALVRNYVWYVEHLDDFAGESGVSHRVPWKQGILIVAKRFF
- a CDS encoding glycosyltransferase family 39 protein — protein: MEPGALQSLELRGTMNLHEVVAKRGVSRMKGLLNPDRGIYLLLALASVLRIAAVYDVGITYDGQYIDAVRFMDSARELAASGRFTFAGAESSAYQMPGYSAFLALLLSAAESPFTEHLLVKATLLLLSLATIYMVYLLGSRVGGLWVGLVASAFLTFSMPNIYTGLLTLSENPFSLAVTTFALLVIRLGDEPGWKYFSLSLGVFILAIYLRQAALMMLPPALIYLLLRRFPRKLLWRQTAAAIMVIVAVLMPWWIRNYCLFDAFVPFTSFEGAPLLEGTYQRFDPYPEHGGAFVQMDELTSNFTGNELEKSHLFARAAHQRLVQRWRTDPLDLVFTYALGKPAAAWLLPHYWDTVLGASSYWVLRVHAVMSALGLAALLALSIRSDARYEFVFMGLCVLLVTVGTSYYLGLHRYVYPFMPFLYVAIACALNRLTSRCSQRLSSPLSGSAAASAPETLDYRGVR
- a CDS encoding acyltransferase, whose amino-acid sequence is MGVVRRLLRRMRALLRREPYLPSHLAVGANAYISRYAYIDWNHAAHIVIEDHAVLAPRCAILAHDSSSAMSTGLTWVAPVLLKSYCYIGYGAIVLPGVTVGARAVVGAGSVVTSDVPDGAVVAGAPARIVGEVNRLDADRLALAKQQGGVFPADRFMRAEHDPVRLVMLREAVETGGGYFTGGIRGSGEDRRYPVELVETI
- a CDS encoding IS3 family transposase — translated: MRASPWPVTYIRTWEGWSYLAVVVDVHTRRIVGWQLASHMRQSLFTDAFDMAEASRLHHEGGLIVHTDNGSQYTSYEYTERLKRVGIVPSRGRTGTALDNAMAESIMSTLKRELTKRYTWRTRLDLELALVTYIGWYNARRKHRSLKVCQDGRVRRLTPQQALDRYNQEVARETVAST
- a CDS encoding transposase; the protein is MARRSKCSPGFRERSVRVARESERPITQVARNLGIHPDTLRLWVRQDEANDGTRTDRLTTAEREELTALRKEIRDLKRSNEILKAASVFFAKELDQPRPR
- a CDS encoding decaprenyl-phosphate phosphoribosyltransferase, giving the protein MSAVRALLVTMRPRQWTKNLIVFAPLIFAGQVGVASNNLRTVAAFVVFCALSSAVYIANDLVDLERDRTHKTKRLRPLAAGQLNPRTAVTATAALVVTSLAGAFALGVQFGLVSAGYLTLQAAYTFWLKHEVILDVMAISAGFVLRAFAGTVVTGLSGSPWLYICAALLALFLGLAKRRHELTLAEDVACDHRPCLEHYSAPLIDSMLSAITASTIVTYALYTFFSSTGQRHGYLMLSIPFVVYGLFRYLYLVHKRNLGGSPEEILLTDRPLIINILLWLAAVGATLYFV
- a CDS encoding glycosyltransferase family 2 protein, with amino-acid sequence MNTAVLVPCHNEEATIEKVVSDFRRLLPDCVVYVYDNNSTDRSAELAVRAGAVVVSERRQGKGHVIRSMFRGIDADMYLLVDGDDTYSAESVVALLGPVSHGEADMVVGDRLSSSYFEENRRALHGAGNMLVRWLINTIFEAKIGDVMTGARAFSRLFVQTFPVMSRGFEIETEMTIHALDKDFLIAQMPMEYRDRCQGSVSKLRTIPDGLRVLKTVFALFKDYRPLLFSSIIATVLLVGAIVLFIPPLDEYLMTGYVRRYPSLIVAVALGTSSLLSLSTGVVLDALRKQSRMLYELELHRWMQDHGHSRLAARSLTPTRNRDRNEATPR